The following proteins are encoded in a genomic region of Burkholderia pyrrocinia:
- a CDS encoding carotenoid oxygenase family protein, which produces MTVFDLNRGAIAPVADEVDLVDLRVTGAVPRELDGTLLRNGPNPPGGRFEGNDMLSWWPEAAMLHAIAFEGGRAAGYRNRWARTRRWAAVHAPGQAPHLPDTNPNVNVLQHAGELLALAEGGAPLAITAALDSLGVPEQRAGFGGGMTAHPKVDPATGELIAFRADWNAPWLRYGVADAQGVQRVDVAVDLPAPSMMHDLAITETRSLLLDLNVGYDFSMLKQGHRMPLRWHDDLPARIGVIARHGGDVRWFDVEPCFIQHVVNAYDCDASCIVLDAVRYPWFLRLDARTGRFADNPVGELWRYVIDTANGLIDEGPLADGGIELPRINESRTGRGYRYLYAAEQPNHAEMRGVMRFDHARGTTTRYAVPAGDQNGEPVFVPRPGGLDEDDGWLLVMVYRAATDTSDVVILDARAIDAGPVATVHLPRRVPAGFHGAWVPRVR; this is translated from the coding sequence ATGACCGTATTTGATCTGAACCGCGGCGCGATCGCGCCGGTCGCCGACGAGGTCGACCTCGTCGACCTGCGCGTGACCGGCGCCGTCCCGCGCGAACTCGACGGCACGCTGTTGCGCAACGGCCCGAATCCGCCGGGCGGCCGCTTCGAAGGGAACGACATGCTGTCGTGGTGGCCGGAAGCCGCGATGCTGCATGCGATCGCGTTCGAAGGCGGCCGCGCGGCCGGCTACCGGAACCGCTGGGCGCGCACGCGCCGCTGGGCCGCCGTGCATGCGCCCGGGCAGGCGCCGCATCTGCCCGACACCAATCCGAACGTGAACGTGCTGCAGCATGCCGGCGAATTGCTCGCGCTGGCGGAGGGCGGCGCACCGTTAGCGATCACCGCCGCGCTCGATTCGCTCGGCGTGCCGGAGCAGCGCGCGGGCTTCGGCGGCGGGATGACCGCGCATCCGAAGGTCGATCCGGCGACCGGCGAGCTGATCGCGTTTCGCGCGGACTGGAACGCGCCGTGGCTGCGCTACGGCGTCGCGGATGCGCAGGGTGTACAGCGCGTCGACGTGGCCGTCGACCTGCCCGCGCCGTCGATGATGCACGACCTCGCGATTACCGAAACCCGCAGCCTGCTGCTCGACCTGAACGTCGGCTACGACTTCTCGATGCTGAAGCAGGGCCACCGGATGCCGCTGCGCTGGCACGACGACCTGCCCGCGCGCATCGGCGTGATCGCGCGCCACGGCGGCGACGTGCGCTGGTTCGACGTCGAGCCGTGTTTCATCCAGCACGTCGTGAACGCGTACGATTGCGACGCCTCGTGCATCGTGCTCGATGCGGTGCGCTATCCGTGGTTCCTGCGGCTCGACGCGCGCACGGGCCGCTTCGCCGACAACCCGGTCGGCGAGCTGTGGCGCTACGTGATCGACACGGCGAACGGGCTGATCGACGAAGGGCCGCTGGCCGACGGCGGCATCGAGCTGCCGCGCATCAACGAAAGCCGAACGGGGCGCGGCTACCGCTACCTGTATGCGGCCGAGCAGCCGAACCACGCGGAAATGCGCGGCGTGATGCGCTTCGACCACGCGCGCGGCACGACGACGCGCTACGCGGTGCCGGCCGGCGACCAGAACGGCGAGCCGGTGTTCGTGCCGCGCCCGGGCGGCCTCGACGAGGACGACGGCTGGCTGCTGGTGATGGTCTACCGCGCGGCGACGGATACGAGCGACGTCGTGATCCTCGATGCGCGCGCGATCGACGCGGGGCCGGTCGCGACCGTGCACCTGCCGCGCCGCGTGCCGGCCGGGTTCCACGGTGCGTGGGTGCCGCGCGTGCGCTGA
- a CDS encoding ABC transporter permease: MAIPLTYIARNLWTRRLTTALTAGGMALVIFVFATVQMLDAGLTQTLVSTGEPDNAVVIRKGAETEIQSAIDHQQANALEMHPAVALGPDGRPLVSKEAVVLISLEKTSTGKPSNVVIRGVSPAGLALRPHVKLVDGRMFVPGSSEIIVGSAIAKGFSGTRLGDSLHFAQRDWTIVGIFDAGGSGFDSEIWGDVDQLMQSFRRTSYSSMVLRIPSADGFARFKADIDVDPRLTDEAKREQTFYGDQSKALSTFINILGITLSTIFSIAAMIGAMITMYASVANRVAEIGTLRALGFKRTNVLAAFLLEALLLGFVGGVAGLACASLMQFASFSTTNFQTFSDLSFRFVLTPAIVVKTLLFSLVMGLVGGFLPAMRAARLKIVDALRAQ; the protein is encoded by the coding sequence ATGGCGATCCCGCTCACCTACATCGCGCGCAACCTGTGGACCCGGCGGCTCACCACCGCGCTCACCGCGGGCGGCATGGCGCTCGTGATCTTCGTGTTTGCGACGGTACAGATGCTCGACGCGGGGCTCACGCAGACGCTCGTATCGACCGGCGAACCCGACAACGCCGTGGTGATCCGCAAGGGCGCCGAAACCGAGATCCAGAGCGCGATCGACCACCAGCAGGCGAACGCGCTCGAGATGCACCCGGCCGTCGCGCTCGGCCCCGACGGCCGGCCGCTCGTGTCGAAGGAGGCAGTCGTGCTGATCTCGCTCGAGAAGACGTCGACCGGCAAGCCGTCGAACGTCGTGATCCGCGGCGTGTCGCCGGCCGGCCTCGCGCTGCGCCCGCACGTGAAGCTGGTGGACGGCCGGATGTTCGTGCCCGGCTCGTCGGAAATCATCGTCGGCAGCGCGATCGCGAAAGGCTTCAGCGGCACGCGGCTCGGCGACAGCCTGCATTTCGCGCAGCGCGACTGGACCATCGTCGGCATCTTCGACGCCGGTGGCAGCGGCTTCGATTCGGAGATCTGGGGCGACGTCGACCAGCTGATGCAGTCGTTCCGGCGCACCAGCTATTCGTCGATGGTGCTGCGCATCCCGAGCGCCGACGGCTTCGCGCGCTTCAAGGCCGACATCGACGTCGACCCGCGCCTCACCGACGAGGCGAAGCGCGAACAGACCTTCTACGGCGACCAGTCGAAAGCGCTGTCGACGTTCATCAACATCCTCGGCATCACGCTGTCGACGATCTTCTCGATCGCCGCGATGATCGGCGCGATGATCACGATGTATGCGTCGGTCGCGAACCGCGTCGCTGAGATCGGCACGCTGCGCGCGCTCGGCTTCAAACGCACGAACGTGCTCGCCGCGTTCCTGCTGGAAGCGCTGCTGCTCGGCTTCGTCGGCGGCGTCGCGGGGCTCGCGTGCGCGTCGCTGATGCAGTTCGCGTCGTTCTCGACGACCAACTTCCAGACCTTCTCGGACCTGTCGTTCCGTTTCGTGCTGACGCCCGCGATCGTCGTGAAGACGCTGCTGTTCTCGCTCGTGATGGGGCTCGTCGGCGGGTTCCTGCCGGCGATGCGCGCCGCGCGGCTGAAGATCGTCGACGCGCTGCGCGCGCAGTGA
- a CDS encoding ABC transporter permease, which translates to MYVLKLIARNALRHRLRTLLTVLGLTIAVLAFGLLHTVVDAWYAGAAAASSGRLVTRNAISLVFPLPVSYENRIRGVDGVTAVVRSNWFGGIYRDPKNFFASFAVSENYLDLYPEFILPAQQRADYDRDRRGCLVGRQLATQFGFKIGDVIPLKGTIYPGTWDFVVRGILDGRDDSTITRQMVFHWDYLNETVRQRTPKQADQVGVFVLGVANPDDGATIARNVDAVFKNSLAETLTETEQAFQLGFVAMSNQIIAAIRVVSYVVILIIMAVMANAMAMSARERTAEYATLKALGFGPGFLALIVFGESVVIAVAGGGLGILATPPAASLFKQAAGGIFPVFKVSAETVALQAACSIAVGIAAAIVPAWQAARVRVVEGLRAIG; encoded by the coding sequence ATGTACGTGCTGAAGCTGATCGCGCGCAACGCGCTGCGGCACCGGCTGCGCACGCTCCTGACCGTGCTCGGGCTCACGATCGCGGTGCTCGCGTTCGGGCTGCTGCACACCGTCGTCGACGCGTGGTACGCGGGCGCGGCCGCCGCGTCCAGCGGGCGGCTCGTCACGCGCAACGCGATCTCGCTGGTGTTTCCGCTGCCCGTCAGCTACGAGAACCGGATTCGCGGCGTCGACGGCGTGACGGCCGTGGTCCGCTCGAACTGGTTCGGCGGCATCTACCGCGACCCGAAGAACTTCTTCGCAAGCTTCGCGGTGTCGGAAAACTATCTCGACCTGTATCCGGAATTCATCCTGCCGGCGCAGCAGCGCGCCGACTACGACCGCGACCGCCGCGGCTGCCTGGTCGGACGCCAGCTCGCGACGCAGTTCGGCTTCAAGATCGGCGACGTGATCCCGCTCAAGGGCACGATCTATCCCGGCACGTGGGATTTCGTCGTGCGCGGGATCCTCGACGGCCGCGACGACTCGACGATCACGCGCCAGATGGTGTTCCACTGGGACTACCTGAACGAGACGGTGCGCCAGCGCACGCCGAAGCAGGCCGACCAGGTCGGCGTATTCGTGCTCGGCGTCGCGAACCCCGACGACGGCGCCACGATCGCGCGCAACGTCGACGCTGTGTTCAAGAACTCGCTCGCCGAGACGCTGACCGAGACCGAGCAGGCGTTCCAGCTCGGCTTCGTCGCGATGTCGAACCAGATCATCGCGGCGATCCGCGTCGTGTCGTACGTGGTGATCCTGATCATCATGGCCGTGATGGCCAACGCGATGGCGATGAGCGCGCGCGAGCGCACGGCCGAATACGCGACGCTGAAGGCGCTCGGCTTCGGCCCCGGTTTCCTCGCGCTGATCGTGTTCGGCGAATCGGTCGTGATCGCGGTGGCCGGCGGCGGGCTCGGGATACTCGCGACGCCGCCCGCCGCGAGCCTGTTCAAGCAGGCGGCCGGAGGCATCTTCCCGGTGTTCAAGGTGTCGGCCGAGACGGTCGCGCTGCAGGCTGCGTGCTCGATCGCGGTCGGCATCGCGGCCGCGATCGTGCCGGCGTGGCAGGCGGCGCGCGTGCGCGTCGTCGAAGGCCTGCGGGCGATCGGGTAG
- a CDS encoding ABC transporter ATP-binding protein, whose amino-acid sequence MNDAPPPLVEISHVAKSYRRGNQIVPVLTDITLDIGEGDFVALMGPSGSGKSTLLNLVAGIDRPDSGELRVGGLDISQLAEAQLAEWRAANVGFIFQFYNLMPVLTAFENVELPLMLTHLSRRERRERVELVLDMVNLGDRTSHYPSELSGGQQQRVAIARALITDPVLIVADEPTGDLDRASATDVLAMLQRMNAELGKTIIMVTHDAHAAGAARSLVHLEKGELTDGHAG is encoded by the coding sequence GTGAACGACGCGCCGCCGCCCCTCGTCGAGATCAGCCACGTCGCGAAGTCGTACCGGCGCGGCAACCAGATCGTGCCCGTGCTGACCGACATCACGCTCGATATCGGCGAAGGCGACTTCGTCGCGCTGATGGGGCCGTCGGGCTCCGGGAAGAGCACGCTGCTGAACCTGGTGGCCGGCATCGACCGGCCCGACAGCGGCGAGCTGCGCGTGGGCGGCCTCGACATCTCGCAGCTCGCGGAGGCGCAACTGGCCGAATGGCGCGCGGCGAACGTCGGCTTCATCTTCCAGTTCTACAACCTGATGCCCGTGCTCACCGCGTTCGAGAACGTCGAGTTGCCGCTGATGCTCACGCACCTGTCGCGCCGCGAGCGGCGCGAGCGCGTCGAGCTCGTGCTCGACATGGTGAACCTCGGCGACCGGACCAGCCATTACCCGTCCGAGCTGTCGGGCGGCCAGCAGCAGCGCGTCGCGATCGCGCGCGCGCTGATCACCGATCCGGTACTGATCGTCGCCGACGAGCCGACCGGCGACCTCGACCGCGCGTCGGCCACCGACGTGCTCGCGATGCTGCAGCGGATGAACGCCGAGCTCGGCAAGACGATCATCATGGTGACTCACGACGCGCACGCGGCCGGCGCCGCGCGGTCGCTCGTGCATCTGGAAAAAGGAGAGCTGACCGATGGGCACGCCGGCTGA
- a CDS encoding efflux RND transporter periplasmic adaptor subunit encodes MPDHNLDKLKIDRRPIAPAPRRRRWVRYAVAAAIVIVAIVAGLALTGRPTVETTSVTSAYPYQNDTQLNATGYVVPQRKAAVASKGQGRVEWLGVLEGTRVKKDEIIARLESRDVEASLAQALAQVKVARANLGVEQAELKDAGIALRRTSALAPRGAVPAAQLDTDTARVNKARASLSSGEAAIASAEANAQAAQVAVDQTVIRAPFDGIVLAKHANVGDNITPFSSASDSKGAVVTIADMDTLEVEADVAESNIAKIRAEQPCEIQLDALPDMRFAGRVSRIVPTVDRSKATVLVKVRFVDRDDRVLPDMSAKIAFLSKPVSPQDRQPVTAVLASAVVERDGRPVVFVVKDDTARAAAVTTGMRIGELVAIRGVKPGDTVVLAPGAKLKDGAKVTVAKK; translated from the coding sequence TTGCCCGATCACAATCTGGACAAACTGAAAATCGACCGGCGTCCGATCGCACCGGCGCCACGCCGGCGCCGGTGGGTCCGCTATGCAGTCGCCGCCGCGATCGTCATCGTCGCGATCGTCGCCGGCCTTGCGCTCACCGGCCGGCCGACCGTCGAAACGACGTCCGTCACGTCCGCCTACCCGTATCAGAACGACACGCAACTCAATGCGACCGGCTACGTCGTGCCGCAGCGCAAGGCCGCGGTCGCGTCGAAGGGCCAGGGGCGTGTCGAATGGCTCGGCGTGCTCGAAGGCACGCGCGTGAAGAAGGACGAGATCATCGCGCGCCTCGAAAGCCGCGACGTCGAAGCGTCGCTGGCGCAGGCGCTCGCGCAGGTGAAGGTCGCCCGCGCGAACCTCGGCGTCGAGCAGGCCGAGCTGAAGGACGCCGGGATCGCGTTGCGCCGCACCTCCGCGCTCGCGCCGCGGGGCGCCGTGCCGGCCGCGCAGCTCGACACCGACACGGCCCGCGTGAACAAGGCGCGCGCGTCGCTCAGCAGCGGCGAGGCCGCGATCGCGTCGGCCGAAGCCAACGCACAGGCCGCGCAGGTCGCCGTCGACCAGACGGTGATCCGCGCACCGTTCGACGGCATCGTGCTCGCGAAGCACGCGAACGTCGGCGACAACATCACGCCGTTCTCGTCCGCGTCGGACAGCAAGGGCGCGGTCGTGACGATCGCCGACATGGACACGCTCGAGGTCGAGGCCGACGTCGCCGAATCGAACATCGCGAAGATCCGCGCCGAGCAGCCGTGCGAGATCCAGCTCGACGCGCTGCCCGACATGCGCTTCGCGGGCCGCGTGTCGCGCATCGTGCCGACCGTCGACCGCTCGAAGGCCACCGTGCTCGTGAAGGTGCGCTTCGTCGACCGCGACGATCGCGTGCTGCCCGACATGAGCGCGAAGATCGCGTTCCTGTCGAAGCCCGTGTCGCCGCAGGACCGGCAACCCGTGACGGCCGTCCTGGCAAGTGCGGTCGTCGAGCGCGACGGCCGGCCGGTCGTGTTCGTCGTGAAGGACGACACCGCGCGCGCGGCGGCCGTGACGACGGGCATGCGGATCGGCGAGCTCGTCGCGATCCGCGGCGTGAAGCCCGGCGACACGGTCGTGCTCGCGCCGGGCGCGAAGCTGAAGGACGGCGCGAAAGTGACCGTCGCGAAGAAGTAG
- a CDS encoding Mut7-C RNAse domain-containing protein — translation MSTATFRFHDELNAFLPRAQRDRAFGHACARDATVKHAIEALGVPHTEIGRLRVNDAPAVLDRPLDDGDRVEAFPERAQPAANGATTLPPAQWRFAADAHLGGLAQLLRLAGFDTCYDNHYRDDEIAALAGREGRIVLTRDRELLKRRAVVRGCYLHALQPADQLRELFERLDLAPHMRPFRLCLRCNAPLHPLDAAAAAPRVPAGVRQRHRRFAACDVCRRVFWEGSHWRRMRTVVDAMRTPPPPGERDA, via the coding sequence ATGTCGACCGCAACCTTCCGCTTCCACGACGAACTGAACGCCTTTCTCCCGCGCGCGCAACGCGATCGCGCGTTCGGGCACGCATGCGCACGCGATGCGACGGTGAAGCACGCGATCGAGGCGCTCGGCGTCCCGCATACCGAAATCGGCCGGCTTCGCGTCAACGACGCGCCGGCCGTGCTCGACCGGCCGCTCGACGACGGCGACCGCGTCGAAGCCTTTCCGGAACGCGCGCAGCCGGCGGCGAACGGCGCAACCACGCTACCACCGGCGCAATGGCGCTTCGCGGCCGACGCGCATCTCGGCGGCCTCGCACAACTGTTGCGCCTCGCGGGCTTCGACACCTGCTACGACAACCACTACCGCGACGACGAGATCGCGGCGCTCGCCGGCCGCGAGGGCCGGATCGTGCTGACCCGCGACCGTGAGCTGCTCAAGCGGCGCGCAGTCGTGCGCGGCTGCTACCTGCACGCGCTGCAGCCGGCCGACCAGTTGCGCGAACTGTTCGAGCGGCTCGATCTCGCGCCGCACATGCGGCCGTTCCGGCTGTGCCTGCGCTGCAATGCGCCGCTGCATCCGCTCGACGCGGCCGCCGCCGCGCCGCGCGTGCCGGCCGGCGTCCGGCAGCGGCACCGGCGCTTCGCCGCGTGCGACGTGTGCCGGCGCGTGTTCTGGGAAGGCTCGCACTGGCGGCGCATGCGCACGGTGGTCGACGCGATGCGCACGCCGCCGCCGCCCGGCGAACGCGACGCCTAA
- a CDS encoding NAD(P)-dependent oxidoreductase: protein MDLGFIGLGEMGQAIATNLLKAGHTVRVWNRSRERAEPLAAFGAQIVDTPADAFRGDAVFSMLGDDAAARAVFDDALLAQAPRGLIHVNMATVSVALAESLAHAHASRGLDYVAAPVMGRPDVAAAARLTIMAGGPAEAIDRVQPLFDAIGQKTWRFGSLPQHANVAKIAANFTLASAIETLGEASALLGAHGVAMRDFLDVITNSVFPGPVYEGYGGMIAERHYEPARFKARLGLKDVRLALEAGDAASVPLPVASVVRDSLLDALAHGGGDQDFAVLGEVALRRAGR from the coding sequence ATGGATCTCGGGTTTATCGGGCTGGGCGAAATGGGGCAGGCGATCGCGACGAACCTGCTGAAGGCGGGGCACACGGTGCGGGTCTGGAACCGGTCGCGCGAGCGCGCCGAGCCGCTCGCGGCATTCGGCGCGCAGATCGTCGACACGCCGGCCGACGCGTTTCGCGGCGATGCCGTGTTCTCGATGCTCGGCGACGACGCGGCCGCGCGCGCCGTGTTCGACGACGCGCTGCTGGCGCAGGCGCCGCGGGGGCTGATCCACGTGAACATGGCGACGGTGTCGGTCGCGCTCGCCGAATCGCTCGCGCACGCGCACGCGTCGCGCGGCCTCGACTATGTCGCCGCGCCGGTGATGGGGCGGCCCGACGTTGCGGCCGCCGCACGCCTGACGATCATGGCGGGCGGCCCGGCCGAAGCGATCGATCGCGTGCAGCCGCTGTTCGACGCGATCGGCCAGAAGACCTGGCGGTTCGGTTCGCTGCCGCAGCACGCGAACGTCGCGAAGATCGCCGCGAACTTTACGCTCGCGTCGGCGATCGAGACGCTCGGCGAGGCGTCCGCGCTGCTGGGCGCGCACGGCGTCGCGATGCGCGACTTCCTCGACGTGATCACGAACAGCGTGTTTCCGGGGCCCGTGTACGAAGGCTACGGCGGGATGATCGCCGAGCGGCACTACGAGCCCGCGCGCTTCAAGGCGCGCCTCGGGCTGAAGGACGTCCGGCTCGCGCTGGAGGCCGGCGACGCCGCGTCGGTGCCGCTGCCGGTGGCGAGCGTCGTGCGCGACAGCTTGCTCGACGCGCTCGCGCATGGCGGCGGCGACCAGGACTTCGCGGTGCTCGGCGAAGTCGCGTTGCGCCGCGCGGGCCGCTGA
- a CDS encoding LysE family translocator → MNLHTWWLFVATVFVVSAIPGPNMLLVMTHGARHGLRRSSSTMAGCLTALVLMLSVSAAGLGAVLEAWPAMFNTLRFAGAAYLVYLGVKAWRARVDDELPGADVETVSRQAAPASRWVLFRNGFLVAGSNPKAILFAAALLPQFINAAEPTLPQFGILVVTFAVIEVSWYLVYASFGTRIGATLKSQSVAKVFNRLTGGLFVGFGAMMALVRH, encoded by the coding sequence ATGAATTTGCATACGTGGTGGCTTTTCGTGGCGACGGTGTTCGTCGTGTCGGCGATTCCGGGCCCGAACATGCTGCTCGTGATGACGCACGGCGCGCGGCACGGGCTGCGGCGCTCGTCGTCGACGATGGCCGGCTGCCTGACCGCGCTGGTACTGATGCTGTCGGTGTCGGCGGCGGGCCTCGGCGCGGTCCTCGAGGCATGGCCGGCGATGTTCAACACGCTGCGCTTCGCGGGCGCGGCCTATCTGGTCTACCTCGGCGTGAAGGCGTGGCGCGCGCGCGTCGACGACGAACTGCCGGGCGCGGACGTCGAAACCGTCTCGCGCCAGGCTGCACCGGCGTCGCGCTGGGTGCTGTTCCGCAACGGCTTCCTGGTCGCGGGCAGCAACCCGAAGGCGATCCTGTTCGCGGCCGCGCTGCTGCCGCAGTTCATCAACGCCGCCGAGCCGACGCTGCCGCAGTTCGGCATCCTCGTCGTCACGTTCGCGGTGATCGAGGTGAGCTGGTATCTCGTCTACGCGTCGTTCGGCACGCGCATCGGCGCGACGCTGAAGAGCCAGAGCGTCGCGAAGGTGTTCAACCGGCTGACGGGCGGGCTGTTCGTCGGCTTCGGCGCGATGATGGCGCTGGTCCGTCACTGA
- a CDS encoding MFS transporter: MNCPANRCPAAVHTPVGAPPALSAGMTLFFAATVGVIVMDLFAAQPLTGPISADLHLPPGLAGLVAMLPQLGYAAGLVLLVPLVDLLENRRLIVATLVACTAALALPAFTRSGAVFLLATLAAGAASSVIQMLVPMAASMAPDAQRGRAVGNVMSGLMLGILLSRPLASLIAGSAGWRAFYALAALANAAIAVVLALRLPSRTPSITAGYRALLASMGRLLADEPVLRRHALSAALAMAAFSAFWTAVGLRLAQPPFGLDLHGIALFAFAGASGAIVTPLAGRAGDRGHGPAAQRIAHGTMLAALVVLGIAGAGWFGFDAHAHRGLALALLAGGAALLDAGVIVDQTIGRRAINLLNPAARGRLNGLFVGLFFVGGALGAVLAGSAWAWGGWSAVCVVGFAFAGAAAVFGLSAGRRTGAAALTRPRA, encoded by the coding sequence ATGAACTGTCCTGCCAACCGTTGCCCCGCCGCCGTTCACACGCCCGTCGGCGCGCCGCCCGCGCTGAGCGCGGGCATGACGCTGTTCTTCGCCGCGACGGTCGGCGTGATCGTGATGGACCTGTTCGCCGCGCAACCGCTGACGGGCCCGATCAGCGCCGACCTGCATCTGCCGCCCGGCCTCGCCGGCCTCGTTGCGATGCTGCCGCAGCTCGGCTACGCGGCCGGGCTCGTGCTGCTCGTGCCGCTCGTCGACCTGCTCGAGAACCGCCGCCTGATCGTCGCGACGCTCGTCGCGTGCACGGCCGCGCTCGCGCTGCCCGCGTTCACGCGGTCGGGCGCCGTGTTCCTGCTGGCGACACTGGCCGCCGGCGCCGCGTCGAGCGTGATCCAGATGCTGGTGCCGATGGCCGCGTCGATGGCGCCCGACGCGCAGCGCGGCCGCGCGGTCGGCAACGTGATGAGCGGGCTGATGCTCGGCATCCTGCTGTCGCGGCCGCTCGCGAGCCTGATCGCGGGCTCGGCCGGCTGGCGCGCGTTCTACGCGCTGGCCGCGCTCGCGAACGCCGCAATCGCCGTCGTGCTCGCGCTGCGCCTGCCGTCGCGCACGCCGTCGATCACGGCCGGCTACCGCGCGCTGCTCGCGTCGATGGGCCGCCTGCTCGCCGACGAGCCGGTGCTGCGCCGGCATGCGCTGTCGGCCGCGCTCGCGATGGCCGCGTTCAGCGCGTTCTGGACCGCCGTCGGGCTGCGGCTCGCGCAGCCGCCGTTCGGGCTCGACCTGCACGGGATCGCGCTGTTCGCGTTCGCCGGTGCAAGCGGCGCGATCGTCACGCCGCTCGCCGGCCGCGCCGGCGACCGCGGCCACGGCCCGGCCGCGCAGCGGATCGCGCACGGCACGATGCTCGCGGCGCTCGTCGTGCTCGGGATCGCGGGCGCCGGCTGGTTCGGCTTCGACGCGCACGCGCATCGCGGCCTCGCGCTTGCGCTGCTCGCCGGCGGCGCAGCGCTGCTCGACGCGGGTGTCATCGTCGACCAGACGATTGGCCGCCGCGCGATCAACCTGCTGAACCCGGCCGCGCGCGGGCGCCTGAACGGGCTGTTCGTCGGGCTGTTCTTCGTCGGCGGCGCGCTCGGCGCGGTGCTCGCGGGCAGCGCGTGGGCATGGGGCGGATGGAGCGCGGTGTGCGTCGTCGGGTTCGCGTTCGCCGGCGCGGCTGCCGTCTTCGGGCTCTCGGCCGGACGCCGGACCGGCGCGGCGGCGTTGACTCGCCCGCGTGCGTGA